In a genomic window of Xylophilus rhododendri:
- a CDS encoding dihydrodipicolinate synthase family protein, with the protein MPGLSNPRFRGIFPVAPTTFTEDGALDLPSQKRCIDFMIDSGVDGICILANFSEQFLISDEEREILTRTVLDHVAGRVPVIVTTTHFSTKVCAERSRRAQEMGAAMLMLMPPYHGATFRVPERQIFDFYARVSDAVSIPIMVQDAPASGTVLSAALLARMAREIENLSYFKIETPGAASKLRELIRLGGEAIEGPWDGEEAITLLADLDAGATGAMTGGGFADGIRPIIEAHRAGDRDLAFARYQQWLPLINYENRQAGFLACKALMKAGGVIDCEEPRHPWPSMHPEVREGLLETARRLDPMVLRWGR; encoded by the coding sequence ATGCCCGGCCTGAGCAACCCCCGCTTTCGCGGCATCTTCCCCGTCGCGCCCACCACCTTCACCGAGGACGGCGCACTCGACCTGCCGAGCCAGAAACGCTGCATCGATTTCATGATCGACTCCGGCGTGGACGGCATCTGCATCCTGGCCAACTTCTCGGAGCAGTTCCTGATCTCCGACGAGGAGCGCGAGATCCTCACCCGCACCGTGCTCGACCATGTGGCCGGCCGGGTGCCGGTGATCGTCACCACCACCCACTTCAGCACCAAGGTCTGCGCCGAACGCAGCCGCCGCGCGCAGGAGATGGGCGCCGCCATGCTGATGCTGATGCCGCCCTACCACGGCGCCACCTTCCGGGTGCCGGAGCGGCAAATCTTCGACTTCTACGCACGGGTGTCCGACGCCGTCTCCATCCCGATCATGGTGCAGGACGCGCCTGCCAGCGGCACGGTGCTGTCGGCCGCCCTGCTCGCCCGCATGGCGCGCGAGATCGAAAACTTGAGCTACTTCAAGATCGAAACACCCGGCGCCGCCAGCAAGCTGCGCGAGCTGATCCGCCTGGGCGGCGAAGCCATCGAAGGCCCCTGGGACGGCGAGGAGGCCATCACCCTGCTGGCCGACCTGGACGCAGGCGCCACCGGCGCCATGACCGGCGGGGGTTTCGCGGACGGCATCCGCCCCATCATCGAAGCCCATCGCGCAGGCGACAGGGACCTGGCCTTCGCCCGCTACCAGCAGTGGCTGCCGCTGATCAACTACGAGAACCGGCAGGCGGGTTTCCTGGCCTGCAAGGCGCTGATGAAGGCCGGCGGGGTGATCGACTGCGAGGAGCCGCGGCACCCCTGGCCTTCGATGCATCCGGAGGTGCGCGAGGGGCTGCTGGAGACGGCGCGGCGGCTGGATCCGATGGTGCTGCGCTGGGGGCGGTGA
- a CDS encoding LysR family transcriptional regulator has product MDTTPQLLNRLRMRQVALLLAIEERGTLRAAAAHLGLSQPAATKMLHELELTLGQPLFERVGRGLRTSPAGDIALAYFRGVRGTMETLNRELQELKRGGSGRLRVGSIMAASPADLTEALIRIKAEYPLLAVKIDVGTSDRLMEGLDEGSLDLVIGRVPAQAGDDYLFRALSEEALSVVVATGHPLAGKGQVDFAALQAFHWILQPHGSPMRDVIEQEFRSRHTPLPRGLIETASILTTTNLIARTDMVAVIPEAVASRYEKHGLLAILPCRFRAELASYGTIVRRDRPAGMAAGRFMEILHRSSSAEPAGA; this is encoded by the coding sequence ATGGACACCACCCCCCAATTGCTCAACCGGCTGCGCATGCGCCAGGTGGCGCTGCTGCTGGCCATCGAGGAGCGCGGCACCCTGCGCGCCGCCGCCGCGCACCTGGGCCTGAGCCAGCCCGCGGCCACCAAGATGCTGCACGAGCTGGAGCTGACGCTGGGCCAGCCGCTGTTCGAACGGGTGGGGCGCGGCCTGCGCACCAGCCCGGCGGGCGATATCGCCCTGGCGTATTTCCGCGGGGTGCGCGGCACGATGGAGACGCTCAACCGCGAGCTGCAGGAGTTGAAGCGCGGCGGCAGCGGCCGGCTGCGGGTGGGCAGCATCATGGCGGCCTCGCCGGCCGACCTCACCGAGGCGCTGATCCGCATCAAGGCCGAATACCCGCTGCTGGCGGTGAAGATCGATGTGGGCACCAGCGACCGGCTGATGGAGGGCCTGGACGAAGGCTCGCTCGACCTGGTGATCGGCCGGGTGCCGGCCCAGGCGGGGGACGACTACCTGTTCCGCGCGCTGTCGGAAGAGGCGCTGTCGGTGGTGGTCGCCACCGGCCATCCGCTGGCCGGCAAGGGCCAGGTGGATTTCGCGGCGCTGCAGGCCTTCCACTGGATCCTGCAGCCGCACGGCAGCCCCATGCGCGACGTGATCGAGCAGGAGTTCCGCAGCCGGCACACGCCGCTGCCGCGCGGGCTGATCGAGACGGCCTCCATCCTCACGACGACCAACCTGATCGCCCGCACCGACATGGTGGCCGTGATCCCCGAGGCGGTGGCCAGCCGGTACGAGAAGCACGGGCTGCTGGCGATCCTGCCCTGCCGCTTCCGGGCGGAGCTGGCGTCTTACGGCACCATCGTGCGGCGGGACCGGCCGGCGGGGATGGCGGCAGGCCGGTTCATGGAGATACTTCACCGGTCCTCGTCTGCCGAGCCGGCTGGTGCATAG
- a CDS encoding RNA ligase family protein has product MSDSGFFRFPHTPHLAWLGQDAPRDDKVLSRKEADEFLACELTVEEKLDGANLGVSVDAAGELLFQNRGQYLRQPYPGQFARLSHWLASRADTLFDALHPDLLVFGEWCAARHSLDYGGLPDWWMVFDVYDRSAGRFWSAGRRDAWAAAHGLYTVPTLARGRFTLPGLVRMVDERPSGFRNGPLEGIVARANGVEWTAARAKLVRPDFVQTMGEHWRNRPLQWNRLAGQ; this is encoded by the coding sequence GTGAGTGATTCGGGCTTCTTCCGTTTTCCCCATACGCCGCACCTGGCGTGGCTCGGTCAGGATGCGCCTCGCGACGACAAGGTGCTCTCCCGCAAGGAGGCCGACGAATTCCTGGCCTGCGAGCTGACGGTGGAGGAGAAGCTCGACGGCGCCAATCTGGGCGTTTCGGTCGATGCGGCCGGCGAGCTGCTGTTCCAGAACCGCGGCCAGTACTTGCGGCAGCCCTATCCAGGCCAGTTTGCCCGGCTGTCGCATTGGCTGGCGAGCAGGGCCGACACGCTGTTCGATGCCCTGCATCCAGACCTGCTGGTCTTTGGCGAGTGGTGCGCGGCGCGGCACTCATTGGACTACGGCGGGCTGCCGGACTGGTGGATGGTTTTTGACGTGTACGACCGGTCGGCAGGGCGCTTCTGGAGCGCTGGTCGGCGGGATGCCTGGGCGGCCGCGCACGGCCTGTACACCGTGCCCACTCTGGCGCGCGGGCGCTTCACGTTGCCGGGTCTGGTGCGGATGGTGGATGAACGGCCGAGCGGCTTTCGCAATGGGCCGCTGGAAGGCATCGTGGCCAGGGCGAACGGGGTGGAGTGGACCGCTGCGCGGGCCAAGCTGGTTCGCCCCGACTTCGTGCAGACCATGGGCGAACACTGGCGCAATCGACCCCTGCAATGGAACCGGTTAGCCGGACAGTGA
- a CDS encoding type 1 glutamine amidotransferase domain-containing protein, which produces MKILMVLTSHDELGDTGRKTGFWLEELAAPYYAFKDAGVEVVLASPKGGQPPLDPKSNEPSFQTELTRRFEADAAAKAQLASTVRLDSVSQADFDTVFYPGGHGPLWDLAEDRHSIALIESFIAAGKPVALVCHAPGVLRHVKGTDGRPLVAGRKVTGFTNTEEEAVGLTKVVPFLVEDMLVDKGGLYSKGADWGSYVVTDGQLITGQNPASSAEAARVLLARVGQSAA; this is translated from the coding sequence ATGAAAATCCTGATGGTCCTCACCTCCCACGACGAACTCGGCGACACCGGCCGCAAGACCGGTTTCTGGCTCGAAGAGCTGGCCGCTCCCTACTACGCCTTCAAGGACGCCGGTGTCGAGGTCGTGCTCGCCTCTCCCAAGGGCGGCCAGCCGCCGCTGGATCCCAAGAGCAACGAACCGTCCTTCCAGACCGAACTCACCCGCCGCTTCGAGGCGGATGCGGCGGCCAAGGCGCAGCTGGCTTCCACCGTGCGGCTGGACAGCGTCTCCCAGGCCGACTTCGACACGGTGTTCTACCCGGGCGGCCACGGCCCGCTGTGGGACCTGGCGGAAGACCGCCACTCCATCGCACTGATCGAATCCTTCATCGCGGCGGGCAAGCCGGTGGCGCTGGTCTGCCATGCGCCGGGCGTGCTGCGCCATGTGAAGGGCACGGACGGCCGGCCGCTGGTGGCGGGGCGCAAGGTGACGGGTTTCACCAATACCGAGGAAGAGGCGGTCGGCCTCACCAAGGTCGTGCCCTTCCTGGTGGAGGACATGCTGGTTGACAAGGGCGGGCTTTATTCCAAGGGGGCCGACTGGGGCTCGTATGTGGTGACCGACGGGCAGCTGATCACCGGCCAGAACCCGGCCTCGTCCGCCGAGGCAGCCCGGGTGCTGCTGGCCCGGGTCGGCCAGTCCGCCGCCTGA
- a CDS encoding GMC family oxidoreductase, with product MKFDVIVVGAGSAGAALAARLSEDPARQVLLLEAGKDWRTADAPQVLRSSNIYPFMQDPAHQAEWQWPGLLTRRTRVQQPRFYWRGKTMGGCSTVNAQIAIRGTPAAFDEWEALGNPGWAARDIMPLFNRIEDDPQTAAARGITRPGPLPLYRAPLAEWGAIDRGVREAALALGYPWKADLNAPEGEGVSCYPYNVRDGRRVTTNDAYLEPARGRANLTIRGGATVDRVLLDRGRATGVRILTASGLEDIPADEVVLSAGAIHSPAILMRSGIGPAAHLAGLGIAVVRDLPGVGQNFMDHPMLRATIALKPEHVAKHRDARHTNCCLTYSSGLEQGGDRDMIMIAFNHRGLGEGDMPNTTGAIGLSIYNALSRGQVRLVSADPEANPEVDENMLADPRDRHRMRDGVRRLARIVAQPALAGIAQSITFEASGLDFQQAAALPDDELDALMLAQCGDIQHAAGTCRMGPSSDPMAVADADLKVHGIHGLRVADASIMPTDCRANLHFTCVAIGEALARRMA from the coding sequence ATGAAATTCGATGTCATCGTGGTCGGCGCCGGCTCGGCCGGCGCGGCCCTGGCCGCCCGCCTGTCGGAAGATCCGGCCCGCCAGGTCCTGCTGCTCGAAGCCGGCAAGGACTGGCGCACCGCCGACGCGCCGCAGGTATTGCGCAGCAGCAATATCTACCCCTTCATGCAGGACCCGGCGCACCAGGCCGAATGGCAGTGGCCCGGCCTGCTCACCCGCCGCACCCGGGTGCAGCAGCCGCGTTTCTACTGGCGCGGCAAGACCATGGGCGGCTGCTCCACCGTCAACGCCCAGATCGCGATCCGCGGCACGCCCGCCGCCTTCGACGAATGGGAGGCCCTGGGCAACCCCGGCTGGGCCGCGCGGGACATCATGCCCCTCTTCAACCGCATCGAGGACGACCCGCAGACCGCCGCCGCCCGCGGCATCACCCGGCCCGGCCCGCTGCCGCTGTACCGCGCGCCGCTCGCCGAATGGGGCGCCATCGACCGCGGCGTGCGCGAGGCCGCGCTGGCGCTGGGCTATCCCTGGAAGGCCGACCTCAACGCGCCCGAGGGCGAAGGCGTGTCCTGCTATCCCTACAACGTGCGCGACGGCCGGCGCGTCACCACCAACGACGCCTACCTGGAGCCCGCCCGCGGCCGCGCCAACCTCACCATCCGCGGCGGCGCCACGGTGGATCGGGTGCTGCTGGACCGGGGCCGCGCCACCGGCGTGCGCATCCTCACCGCATCGGGCCTGGAGGACATCCCGGCCGATGAAGTCGTGCTCTCGGCCGGTGCCATCCACAGCCCGGCCATCCTGATGCGCTCGGGCATAGGCCCCGCCGCGCACCTGGCCGGACTGGGCATCGCGGTGGTCCGGGACCTGCCCGGCGTCGGCCAGAACTTCATGGACCATCCCATGCTGCGCGCCACCATCGCCCTGAAGCCGGAGCACGTCGCGAAGCATCGCGACGCCCGCCACACCAACTGCTGCCTGACCTACAGCTCCGGCCTGGAGCAGGGCGGCGACCGGGACATGATCATGATCGCCTTCAACCACCGCGGCCTGGGCGAGGGGGACATGCCCAACACCACCGGCGCCATCGGCCTGTCGATCTACAACGCCCTGTCGCGCGGCCAGGTGCGGCTGGTGTCGGCCGATCCCGAGGCCAATCCGGAAGTCGACGAGAACATGCTGGCCGACCCGCGCGACCGCCACCGCATGCGCGACGGCGTGCGCCGGCTGGCGCGCATCGTGGCCCAGCCGGCGCTGGCCGGCATCGCGCAATCCATCACCTTCGAGGCCTCGGGCCTGGACTTCCAGCAGGCCGCCGCCCTGCCCGACGACGAACTCGACGCGCTGATGCTGGCCCAGTGCGGCGACATCCAGCATGCCGCCGGCACCTGCCGCATGGGCCCGTCCAGCGACCCCATGGCCGTCGCCGACGCCGACCTGAAGGTGCACGGCATCCACGGCCTGCGGGTGGCCGACGCCTCCATCATGCCCACCGACTGCCGCGCCAACCTGCACTTCACCTGCGTGGCGATCGGCGAGGCGCTGGCGCGGCGCATGGCCTGA
- a CDS encoding TetR/AcrR family transcriptional regulator, giving the protein MPSAITKDSTDTRASILASGQRLMAGKGFSAVGLNELLGATGVPKGSFYHYFASKEAFGEAMLDSYFDAYLAEMDEILRKPGLSMAQRLMHYWDSWQENQSFLDCQGKCLAVKLGAEVADLSEAMRLALKQGTAGITARLARAIEAGAAEGSLSIQGEPAQVAEGLYQLWLGASVMAKIVRGRQPFEAAMASTRLILKLPP; this is encoded by the coding sequence ATGCCTTCCGCCATCACCAAAGACTCCACCGACACCCGCGCCAGCATCCTGGCCTCGGGCCAGCGCCTGATGGCGGGCAAGGGCTTCTCGGCGGTGGGCCTCAACGAATTGCTAGGCGCCACCGGCGTGCCCAAGGGCTCCTTCTATCACTACTTCGCCTCGAAGGAGGCCTTCGGCGAAGCCATGCTCGACAGCTACTTCGATGCCTACCTGGCCGAGATGGACGAGATCCTGCGCAAGCCCGGCCTGAGCATGGCGCAGCGCCTGATGCACTACTGGGACAGCTGGCAGGAGAACCAGTCCTTCCTCGACTGCCAGGGCAAGTGCCTGGCGGTGAAGCTGGGCGCCGAGGTGGCCGATTTGTCCGAGGCGATGCGGCTGGCGCTCAAGCAGGGCACGGCGGGAATCACCGCCCGGCTGGCGCGGGCCATCGAGGCGGGCGCGGCCGAGGGCTCGCTCTCGATCCAGGGCGAGCCGGCGCAGGTGGCCGAAGGCCTCTACCAGCTGTGGCTGGGCGCGAGTGTGATGGCCAAGATCGTGCGGGGCCGGCAGCCCTTCGAGGCGGCCATGGCGAGCACCCGGCTGATCCTGAAATTGCCTCCCTGA
- a CDS encoding DUF3696 domain-containing protein, whose product MLTEIQLKNFKAWRDTKAVRFAPVTMLLGTNSSGKSTLIQSLLLLKQTALSPDRSIHLNMGGDEVNDLFNFGDFDNVLSAGVEGEARRFELAFKFSRPDSERVTQGEFSCSYGKTSSGAVVVQELKLGTEGFQLRVLRRDKGAFSLVVNDEVQPRGKGRDYAPERSIALPPPAIVALGAEGPLVQDLSLAIRRELEELRYLGPLRRKPERDYVWNKSSPGDIGSDGAKTMDALLASALLRDGNQAKVLDGVSTWLKRMKLADRIQARQVGRSTRYELVVSRDGVDANIRDVGIGVSQVLPVLTLAHFAAPGSTIVLEEPEIHLHPLAQAVLAELFVETSRKRKVQFIVETHSEHLFRRMQTLIAQDKTRPDECAMYFVERAQKQARLRPLQIDEFGAVNNWPEHFFGDSVGEARAQALARASRMRSDRHG is encoded by the coding sequence ATGCTTACCGAGATTCAGCTGAAAAACTTCAAGGCCTGGCGCGACACCAAGGCGGTGCGGTTCGCTCCCGTGACGATGCTGCTGGGGACCAACTCATCGGGCAAGTCCACCTTGATCCAGAGTCTGCTCCTGCTCAAGCAGACCGCCTTGTCGCCGGATCGCTCCATCCATCTCAACATGGGCGGTGACGAGGTCAACGATCTGTTCAATTTCGGGGACTTCGACAATGTGCTCAGCGCTGGCGTAGAAGGTGAAGCGCGCCGGTTCGAGCTGGCCTTCAAATTCAGCCGGCCCGACTCCGAGCGGGTGACGCAGGGCGAGTTCAGTTGCAGCTACGGCAAGACCTCCAGCGGTGCGGTGGTCGTGCAGGAACTCAAGCTGGGAACCGAGGGTTTTCAGCTTCGTGTGCTTCGCCGCGACAAGGGCGCTTTCTCGCTGGTGGTCAACGATGAGGTGCAGCCGCGCGGCAAGGGGCGTGACTACGCACCGGAACGCTCCATCGCATTGCCGCCCCCAGCCATCGTGGCCTTGGGTGCTGAAGGCCCTTTGGTGCAAGACCTGAGCCTTGCCATCAGACGCGAACTGGAGGAGCTGCGCTACCTGGGGCCGTTGCGACGCAAGCCGGAGCGGGACTATGTCTGGAACAAGTCCAGCCCGGGGGACATCGGCAGCGATGGGGCTAAAACCATGGACGCACTCCTGGCCAGTGCCTTGCTGCGAGACGGCAACCAGGCCAAGGTGCTGGACGGGGTGTCCACATGGCTGAAGCGGATGAAGCTGGCCGACCGCATCCAGGCCCGGCAGGTCGGACGATCCACGCGGTATGAGCTGGTGGTGTCCCGCGACGGCGTCGATGCCAACATCCGGGACGTTGGCATCGGCGTCTCGCAAGTCCTGCCGGTCCTGACGCTTGCGCACTTCGCGGCGCCAGGCAGCACCATCGTCCTGGAGGAGCCGGAGATCCATCTGCACCCGCTAGCCCAGGCGGTGCTCGCCGAGCTGTTCGTGGAGACCAGCCGCAAGCGCAAGGTGCAGTTCATCGTGGAGACGCATTCGGAACACCTGTTCCGCCGGATGCAGACGCTCATCGCGCAAGACAAGACCAGGCCCGACGAATGCGCCATGTACTTCGTCGAGCGCGCCCAGAAACAGGCTCGGCTTCGACCCTTGCAGATCGACGAGTTCGGTGCGGTCAACAATTGGCCGGAACACTTCTTCGGCGACAGCGTTGGCGAGGCGCGCGCCCAGGCGCTGGCACGCGCCAGCCGCATGCGGAGCGACCGGCATGGCTGA
- a CDS encoding Bug family tripartite tricarboxylate transporter substrate binding protein, with the protein MKTLLRTAACLALAGSALVPSITQAQPGADWPNRPLRIEVGSAPGGGTDAMARAVADRLGPLLKQPIVVENRPGVSNTIAADFTAKSTDGHTLVMGVVTAHAIAPHLLKLGYDTNRDLVPVAYVGGVPNVLVVTNELPAKNVQELVALAKKEPGKINFASSGAGSTQHIAAEMFREAAGVDIVHVPYKGSGPALMDLVGGQVQMSFDTMPSVIGQIKAGKMRPLAVTTAKRNPQLPNVPTMAEAGLPYVEVTAWYGLYMPAATPKAVQARVHDEVNRVLAMPETRTRLEAVGAEITPMTQAEFMAFNAAEFKRYGDLIRKANIKVD; encoded by the coding sequence ATGAAGACACTGCTGCGGACCGCCGCCTGCCTGGCGCTGGCCGGGTCGGCCCTCGTCCCCTCGATCACGCAGGCCCAGCCCGGCGCGGACTGGCCCAACCGCCCCCTGCGCATCGAGGTCGGCTCGGCCCCCGGCGGCGGCACCGACGCCATGGCGCGTGCGGTGGCCGACCGGCTCGGGCCCCTGCTCAAGCAGCCCATCGTGGTGGAGAACCGCCCGGGCGTCTCCAACACCATCGCCGCCGACTTCACCGCCAAGTCCACCGACGGCCACACCCTGGTGATGGGCGTGGTCACCGCCCATGCCATCGCGCCGCATCTGCTCAAGCTCGGCTACGACACCAACCGCGACCTGGTGCCGGTCGCCTACGTGGGCGGCGTGCCCAACGTGCTGGTCGTCACCAACGAGCTGCCGGCGAAGAACGTGCAGGAGCTGGTGGCGCTGGCCAAGAAGGAGCCCGGCAAGATCAACTTCGCCAGCAGCGGCGCCGGCAGCACCCAGCACATTGCCGCCGAGATGTTCCGCGAGGCGGCGGGCGTGGACATCGTGCACGTGCCCTACAAGGGCAGCGGCCCGGCCCTGATGGACCTGGTGGGCGGCCAGGTGCAGATGAGCTTCGACACCATGCCCTCGGTGATCGGCCAGATCAAGGCCGGCAAGATGCGCCCGCTGGCCGTGACCACCGCCAAGCGCAACCCCCAGCTGCCCAACGTGCCGACCATGGCCGAGGCCGGCCTGCCCTACGTCGAAGTCACCGCCTGGTACGGCCTCTACATGCCGGCGGCCACGCCCAAGGCGGTGCAGGCGCGGGTGCACGACGAGGTCAACCGGGTGCTCGCCATGCCCGAGACACGCACCCGCCTCGAAGCCGTGGGCGCCGAGATCACCCCCATGACCCAGGCCGAGTTCATGGCCTTCAACGCGGCCGAGTTCAAGCGCTACGGCGACCTGATCCGCAAGGCCAACATCAAGGTGGACTGA
- a CDS encoding DUF1439 domain-containing protein — MAYSHRRALLQSLTGAALAALLPLPAQAGYNIFTGEYTVAQAELQARIDTRFPLRLSYAQLFQVDVSHPRLALSAGTARAAITVDLLVRSPLASKALTGVLTISSRLRFDAPTSSIRLVSPQADRIDFAGLAPQDAQQLQAIGQVVAQEALQDLPVHTFKPEELSVGSRVFVPGEITVVDGAIVVKLD, encoded by the coding sequence ATGGCTTATTCCCACCGTCGTGCCCTGCTGCAGTCCCTCACCGGCGCGGCCCTGGCCGCCCTCCTCCCCCTGCCGGCCCAAGCCGGCTACAACATCTTCACCGGCGAATACACCGTCGCCCAGGCCGAGCTGCAGGCCCGCATCGACACACGCTTTCCGCTGCGCCTGAGCTACGCCCAGCTCTTCCAGGTGGATGTGTCCCACCCACGGCTGGCCCTGAGCGCCGGCACCGCACGCGCCGCCATCACGGTGGACCTGCTGGTGCGCAGCCCCCTCGCGTCCAAGGCGCTGACCGGCGTGCTCACCATCAGCAGCCGGCTGCGCTTCGACGCCCCCACAAGCTCCATCCGCCTGGTCTCGCCGCAGGCCGACCGTATCGACTTCGCCGGCCTGGCGCCGCAGGACGCGCAGCAGCTGCAGGCCATCGGCCAGGTGGTGGCGCAGGAGGCCTTGCAGGACTTGCCGGTGCACACCTTCAAGCCCGAGGAACTGAGCGTCGGCAGCCGGGTCTTCGTGCCCGGCGAGATCACCGTGGTGGATGGGGCGATCGTGGTCAAGCTGGATTGA
- a CDS encoding L-rhamnonate dehydratase, with product MKIKSVRARVFQWKGKTVPPQGNFCSNAMDLLYSPAETMSTFRFHSWTVVEIETDDGIVGLGNVALAPAIAKAIIDQYLAPLVIGQDPWDYEYLWQRMYRSTHAWGRKGVTMAAISAVDLAIWDILGKSVNKPVFKLLGGRTKEKIPCYYSKLYRTDLKDMQDEAEKFLDQGFTMFKSRFGYGPAHGTKGVAENLKMVEALREVIGYDSDLMLECYMGWNLEYGKRLLPKLEKFAPRWVEEPVIADDIDGYAELNALTSIPISGGEHEFSLYGFKQLLEKKAVSVVQYDTNRVGGITAAHKINALCEAYSVPVVPHAGQMHNYHLTMSSLASPMSEYFPMFDVEVGNELFYYIFDGEPVAENGFVQLRDDVPGLGLTLKTEFLDQFDIVE from the coding sequence ATGAAGATCAAATCCGTCCGCGCCCGCGTGTTCCAGTGGAAGGGCAAGACCGTTCCGCCCCAGGGCAACTTCTGCTCCAACGCCATGGACCTGCTCTACTCGCCCGCCGAGACCATGAGCACCTTCCGCTTCCATTCCTGGACCGTGGTGGAGATCGAGACCGACGACGGCATCGTCGGCCTGGGCAACGTGGCCCTGGCCCCGGCCATCGCCAAGGCCATCATCGACCAGTACCTCGCCCCGCTGGTCATCGGCCAGGATCCCTGGGACTACGAATACCTCTGGCAGCGCATGTACCGCAGCACCCATGCCTGGGGCCGCAAGGGCGTGACCATGGCGGCGATCTCGGCGGTGGACCTGGCCATCTGGGACATCCTGGGCAAGTCGGTGAACAAACCCGTCTTCAAGCTGCTGGGCGGCCGCACCAAGGAGAAGATCCCCTGCTACTACAGCAAGCTCTACCGCACCGACCTGAAGGACATGCAGGACGAGGCCGAGAAATTCCTGGACCAGGGCTTCACCATGTTCAAGTCCCGCTTCGGCTACGGCCCGGCACACGGCACCAAAGGCGTGGCCGAGAACCTGAAAATGGTCGAGGCCCTGCGTGAAGTCATCGGCTACGACAGCGACCTGATGCTGGAGTGCTACATGGGCTGGAACCTGGAATACGGCAAACGCCTGCTGCCCAAGCTGGAGAAGTTCGCGCCCCGCTGGGTGGAGGAACCGGTGATCGCCGACGACATCGACGGCTATGCCGAACTCAATGCCCTGACCAGCATCCCGATCTCCGGCGGCGAGCACGAGTTCAGCCTCTACGGCTTCAAGCAGCTGCTGGAGAAGAAGGCGGTGAGCGTGGTGCAGTACGACACCAACCGCGTCGGCGGCATCACCGCCGCCCACAAGATCAACGCCCTGTGCGAGGCCTACAGCGTGCCGGTGGTGCCCCATGCCGGGCAGATGCACAACTACCACCTCACCATGAGTTCGCTGGCCTCGCCGATGAGCGAATACTTCCCCATGTTCGACGTGGAAGTGGGCAACGAACTTTTCTACTACATCTTCGACGGCGAGCCGGTGGCCGAGAACGGCTTCGTGCAACTCAGGGACGACGTGCCCGGGCTGGGCCTGACACTCAAGACCGAGTTCCTCGACCAGTTCGACATCGTGGAGTGA